CCTCATCGGTTCGCCGTGTTTCCTTCTGGTCATGTGATCCTGGGTGGGGTTCTCAGTCCGAATGTTTCAGGTCATTTGCCTTGGAAAATGCGTTCGGGTTTTCTTTTAACTCGACTAGAGCATGAAAGAATAAAATGTGCAATCAATTCACCTTCTCGATCACCCTTTCAGAGCGATTTATTGAAGGAGCATCTGCTATAAGTGCTGCACATAGCTTGCTTACATTATGGGTGTAGTTGGTCTTTGCGCACTTGCAGATAGTTGGAAGAAATAATCCATCACGAAGAGAGTCTCATGTCACGTAAAAACCCGCCAAAGAAAACTATAGGCAATTGAGAAGGTGGCTTAGAGTCCAACTGCAGCCCAGAAGCTAACGAAACTATTTGACTGCAGCCTAGAAGCTAACGGAACTATTTGAAGGATTTTCTTTCTGAAATGTCTGCAAATGATTATGTTTGCACTTTGTTCATATTTTCCTTGACGATGATCACTCCATAACTCCATTTGCTTGAGCAGGTGAATATCTTGTCTACACACTGTACGACTCCAAGTACAACTGTAACATATCTTGTAtaaataatattcgacacaactcaaACAAATTGCACCTCggcgaatattcttcaccaccttggattcatccatgcatcgaacctccatgtacattaGACTTGTGATatgccatgagcaccgctgctactactgttgggaaacgtagcatgcaatttcaaaaaaatcctacgctcacgcaagatctatagcaacgagagggggagagtgtgtccacgtaccctcgtagaccgaaagcggaagcgttaggttaacgcggttgatgtagtcgaacgtcttcgcgatccaactgatcaagtaccgaacgtacgacacctccgagttctgcacacgttcagctcgatgacgtccctcgaactcttgatccagcaaagtgtcgagggagagttccgtcagcacgacggtgtggtgacggttatggtgatgtgatccgcgcagggcttcgcctaagcactacgtgaatatgaccaggggagtaaaccgtggagggagacgccgcacacggcttgaaacaattggtgtgtctccaaggggtgccctgcccatgtatataaaggagggagagggaggaggccggccctagggggcgcgccataagggggggggtcctactaggactcctagtcctagtaggattcgttCCTTCTCATGGAGGAGGAAAGgtggaaaggagagggagtaggagaaggaaaggggggtggcgcccccttccctaatccaattcggcctcctcccttgtggggggcgcaccagcccttgtgggctggttagcctccctcctatggcccatatggcccatatctttctccggggggttccggtaacctctccggtactccggtatgtacccgatacactccggaacccttccggtgtcagaatactaccttccaatatatcaatctttacccctcgaccatttcgagactcctcatcatgtccgtgatctcatccgggactctgaacaaacttaggtcaccaaaacacataactcataatacaaatcgtcatcgaacgttaagcgtgcggaccctacgggttcgagaactatgtagacatgaccgagaaacatctccggtcaataaccaatagcggaacctggatgctcatattggttcctacatattctacgaagatctttatcggtcaaaccgcaataacaacatatgttattccctttgtcatcggtatgttacttgcctgagattcgatcgtcggtatcatcatacctagttcaatctcgttaccggcaggtctctttactcgttccgtaatgcatcatcccgcaactaactcattagtcacattgcttgcaaggcttatagtgatgtgcattaccgagagggcccagagatacctctccgatactcgaagtgacaaatcctaatctcgatctatgtcaacccaacaaacaccttcagagacacctgtagagcatctttataatcatccagttacattgtgacgtttgatagcacacaaggtgttcctccggtattcggcagttgcataatctcatagtcagaggaatatgtataagtcatgaagaaatcaatagcaataaaacttaacgatcattatgctaagctaacggatgggtcttgtccatcacatcattctctaatgatgtgatcccgttcatcaaatgacaacacatgtctatggttatgaaacttaaccatctttgattaacgagctagtcaagtagaggcatactagggacactctgttttgtctatgtattcacacatgtattaagttttcggttaatacaattctagcatgaataataaacatttatcatgatataaggaaatataaataacaactttattattgcctctagggcatatttccttcaactaccagactccacctgcaactgtaatcccttctcgtcttcttcacagtcaacactcgagcaaaattaagttcctctttactctactttgtgctcccaacttccggagTATCTGCTCAATGCCATCACACACCGATCATTGActtgcgtgaaagtgaacaactcacatattggacgccacatataagagttacctgaactcaacatccgCCCTTTCTTGACCGTCGgcctgaaacttgaaggaatttcaccaccGCCCCATGTCAGcatgagtcaaattcacagttgtctcatccTTTTCCACCCGGATAGTCTCTGACATGTCCCACTGCTATAGCACTCCACCTTCTTCTGTACTTGTCATCaacactttgccatgtgcactgaacatCATAGAATATACGACCATGTACTCTCAGCTTCTGACATTAAGACTTTCCGCCACTTTCGCAGATTCTAcatggtcaactcctgtccatcaaCTAGCACTGATAGACCCCgtcaccaacttgaatctggtactcgtcaacactgcttcagcatcgctgcacactttgtctgaccacatgtctgatcaccagtgccttggcctgtcactgtgtcccgtgcttaccacatgcctcgccgctatcaccgcgccgagcctctgctgtcctgagTCGAATCTCTAGGACCGCGGACCCACAGTACTCAAACCCTactgcagagaaccaccgatcatcaccgaccgatgtcGAGTATCGTGTCTCGCATCTCCGTGCATTGCTTAACGCCTTGTGTATGCATGATCCCTACCACGACGCGCTCCAGACTCCTCCAGGCCTTATACGCACGCCGCCATCCGCCGCAGATCGTTCATCTTTATGGACAGGGGCGAAGCCAGGCTTTGAGTATAGAGGGGGCAAGTCAACTATAGCTAAAGAAGTATCCAATGCGAAAAAAAAACCGTATAGAAAAAGGTTCGCTTCAGCGATAGTATTAGTTTAAATTTACCTTTAAGATTAAGTTTCTCTTCAATTGCTGAACTGCAATCTCGAATTAGTTTTCTTTTTGCGGGTAAAATTTTAACTTAGGTACAATTTGCATCAAAAATAGGAACATTACAAGATAATTTGCATCACAATCATGATAATTTCTATGACAACCAATAGATATCAACTCTTCATAAAATCACAGCGTCACAAGTCACACAACCAGAACAAGAAGAAACTGATGTATAAATTCGACACTGATACAATGAGAATTTAGAGTTGGAAAGTTTAGTAGATAGTGTTGAACCTTGGCTAGTTCGTTGATTGGAGCCGTAAGAATTGACAAGTCGAGCAGGATGATGCGTCGCGCCGCCGCCCTATACGAATCAGATCGGGTCAAGGAGAGCAGAGGCGATTGATAGCAAGGGCACAGAACGGCGGCGACCAATTTTATGCGCACTAATCCCCCGTACGAGCTAATTACGGGAGAACACAGCGCACCGGCCTGGAGATTAGAGCCAATCGCCCAATCTGGCCACTAGTGGGCTTCATATGGACCTTTTTTCTTTTCCCAAAATTAACGTTCAAAATACCATCTGCGTCCTGATGCAACAGTTGATTACACGTAGCTGATCGAAGCAGTCGATCTCCATCTGGACCTGCGACTCCGCGTCTTTATCAATTGCAGCATACAACCGCTGGCATCCCGTACATAATCTGTGCGTGTACCAAACAAAGAGAGCCAGTGTGGAAATCCATCTAGCAGCCTTTCCATATGCACGAGGCCATAGAGATCCAAAACTCCACCATGTCTCCATGTATGCTTGACTTTGCCTCTCCCTCTCCTTGCTCACGATGAATAGCACCAACCAATGCTAGCAATAACTCGTCCAGACGCTAGCAATATCAGGAAGACTAGAGCCTAACCATCGGGCTGATAACTTCCACTTGTTTGCAAGCAGCCTGAGAGCTTAAAGGACCGAACAACCTCTTATTTTTTTTCGAACAATTCAACAAATCAAGAACAAAAAAAAACTAGAACATTCTGAACAAAATTTAACAAACGCGAAGCCCTTTTTAAAGccatcaatttttttttgaaaatcgaACAAACTTTTCAATCATGAACAATTATTGAAAAGTTGAACACAAATTTCGAAATTCCAAAAAGATGAACAATTTTTAAAGTATAAAAATTGAACAATTTTGTAATATATGCTGAACAATTCTAAATACATACTAAGCATTCTTGTGATATACGCTGGACTAATTTAAAATATACATTTAACATTTCTGTAATGTACGCTGAACAAATTctgaattgtgaacaaaatttaaaaacagTGAATGTTTTCTGAAATCATGGAGAAAAATACGGAATTTCAAACTTTTTTTCAAAACAAATGATGAAAATAAGAACgaaaaaggataaaataaaaatagaaggaaaaataaaaagaaacaaaaacaaaaaatgaatAAAGGAacaggaaaaaaaatcagaaaatcgGCAAAAAACCCGGtttagggaaccttctagaaggtttaaCTCGTGAAGTGGGCCGGCCCGTCGCGCGCAGCTGCACCCGCGCTTCAGCAAAGCCGCCTCTTCTGGACGCACGCGCGCGTCAAATAGGattcaccccccctccccccccacgaGGCATGTGTCTTGCGCCGTCGCATCTAAGCACATCAGCCGCCTCTCGTTTTCGATCGATGGACGGATCCATCCGTACGCATCTGCCGTCGTACGCACGATCTTCCGCCACTGGCCTTCGGCTGCACGCGTGACTTGGTGCAACATGATCCAATCCCGCCGAGTGCCTCACGAAGCCGCCGCCTGCTTCTTCCGATTACTTTTGACACGAGCAGAACTCCCGCCGTTCCATCGATCTTTCCTGGTCGCACTACTCGACCACCGATCAATTTGACGAATTCTGCTCCACCTCTAGATCAATAGCCGCAACCTCAAatcgaaccttgctcatgataccacttggtAGAATAATCCGAGACGCATAGTTGATCTaccaaggaccaagcaatcacacaagcatgaCATCGATATTtcttaacgaggttcaccatcatggctacatcctCGGGACCTgaggcgctcctccccatgacgcCGCTACAATACCTCACATCGGCCGCCCGGGCACCGGCACATACCTCCATCTCCCCCGCGTGCTTGTGTCATTATGTTGGCGTAGGTTACATAATGTGTCTACCCCTAttatataagaggcctaggatacaagtttCCTACTTGAACACGACTCCAAATCCAACTGTAACCCACCTTGTACAAACCTCTAGCAAACTCCTATTCTACAAATTTTAGGGCCTCATTATGCACGCATTAGGCCCAGAATCTCTGAAGACAGTCTTGAATAAAAACAGTGAACATACACCTTCCACAGAAGGATCTCATGTTACAGTCTTGCTAAGTTttagtcgactgagacttcatTAAGTCTCAAACAATACTGTATCCGTGAGATTTTACCTTAAAATCTAtgcaaaataataataaataaataaagtagtttttttctttctctcctacgTGTTATGTCACTTAACTAAGACTTAGCTGAATCTAAGTCCAGCTTCCCACACCCTTCATGTTATCCGGTTAGGTTCCTTGGGCAACAACCGCGCCACAGTACGTCCCGCCGTACTCCTACATCCGCGTCGGCCATTTTCGTCTTCGTCACAGCTCACAGGACCGTCCGAGTCCGAGCTTGACCGACACTCATACGAGCATCATCCACACGGCAAAGGTCAAAGCCACACGCACTCCACTACCCACCACCGCTCCCAGAAAGCTCCGCCGGCACACCGCTCTCACATCACGGTGGTACGGTGACACGAGCGCCTGTTGCCACCTTCGCACTCCAccaccctccctccctccccgTCCGGCCCCCGAACCTCCATCCAGATCTGAGCGGCGAGGACaccacacacgcgcgcgcgcgcgccgatCGAGCGAGAGGGACTCCCAAACCGGCGCCGCCACCAACCACGCTTCCCCCCGACACCCCCCGATCAATGATAGGCCGCAGTGACACTGTGTGGTGCACTGACGCGCCACCGGCAACAACCTCAACAGCAGAGATTAAAAAGATCGGCACTACCAACCGACGGCAACCTCCCAACCCCctccccgcctccgcctccgcctcctaaACTCCTCTCCCCACGCACCGCAGCCGCGCAAATAATACGTTCTTGTGGCCGTCGTTGTGTGGCATTGCTGTGCGGCCACCACTGTCACTCTGCCACCGACGGAGAAGAGATCGAGTGAGATAAGTATGGCGCGGGCggtggtcgccgcggcggcgctggCCGCCGTGCTGGTGTccgtgctggcgccggcggcgATGGCGCAGATGGACAGCTGCAGCGGCGACCTGCCGTTCGCGCTCGTCGGCAACTACTCTGGCCTCGCCTGCCAGCCCGTCTGGAACAACTTCGTGCTCCGGGTATGTCGCCATTGTTCTGCTCCTGATGGTAGATGGTTGAGATCTAGCTGTAGAATGTAGGCTTCTTGAGTTCCTTTTCAAGTTATGGCTAGCTTACCTGTGGTACAGAACTAGTGATAAGAAAGTTCATGCGAGGAAACAATAGTAGTACTGGTAAAGCTGCAGATATCCATGAATCATTACTCATTTTCTCGATGATTCAATGGGCTAGAGTTGGCATGGTAGTGTCAGAGCAGAGCAATTCGGTACGGTGAAAAGCAGGGGACCAAGCTGTAATGGGATAATAAGCGTCTGCCCTCATACCTCGACTGCCATGTGCACTTGTCAGAACTCAGATGATCTAGCTATCAGCTCAGCTCCGCAATAGCAATGACAATTCATTTGCATGCGATTTGCAGTACCACCAGGACAAGAACAACGTGCTGCGGGTGGTGCTGTCGACCATGTACAGCACGGGGTGGGTGGGGATGGGCTTCTCCCGGGACGGCCTCATGATCGGCTCCAGCGCCATGGTGGGCTGGATGGGCAAGAAGGGCCTCCCCCACATCCGCCAATTCTCCCTCCGCTCCAAGTCCGGCTCCAAGGCCGCCGTCGTCGACCGCGGCTTCCTCGTCTCCAACAACCACGACCACACCGTCGTCGTCCAGCAGGCCAAGATCTACGTCGCGTTTCAGCTGAAATTCTCATACCGCCTCTCCCACCAGCACATCATCCTCGCCTTCGGCCCCGGCGTCCCCGTCAAGAACAAGCTCTCCAAGCACCAGGACAAGACCTCCTTCACATTCGACTTCACAACAGGTAATGTAGATACCAACTGTTTCTGTGGAATTTCTTAATCATTTGTCGATCGGTTGCACTGAAAGTTGATCATCTGTCGGTTACCAGAAAAGGTTTTCATTTTTTTGAGGAAAAGTTTGTTGTTTCTTTAAGCATCGGTTGCACCACCTTTACATAGCTGGCAGATCAACATCATACCGTACAACAGAATGCCTTTTCTCACCATTATGTGTATGTGTTGGCCGATGTGCATGCAGGGAAAGGATTCGCCGACGGGCCCTTCCCCTACGGCCTTCGGCGGGCGCACGGAGGGCTCAACCTCTTCGCCTGGGGCATCCTCATGCCCATCGGCGCCATCCTGGCGCGCTACTTCCGGCGCATGGACCCGCTCTGGTTCTACCTCCACGTCGGCATCCAGTTCGCCGCCTTCATcatcggcctcgccggcgtcgtcgcCGGCGTGGCGCTGTACAGCAAGATCCAGGCCGACATCCCGGCGCACCGTGGCCTCGGCATCTTCATCCTTTTCCTCGGCATCCTACAGGTCGATCACTCACTCATTGTCCTCTACTATGCTTTGATGCTCTGGAGCATGTCTAGACTGATGGATTATGAATGTTGTGCAAAAAACTGTTGACAGGTTCTGGCCTTCTTCCTGAGGCCCAACACGGACTCCAAGTACCGCAAGTACTGGAACTGGTACCACCACTGGTCGGGCAGGCTGGTGctcttcttcgccgccgtcaacATCGTGCTCGGGATCCACGTCGGCGGCGGCCACGACTCGTGGAAGATCGGCTACGGTTTCAACCTCGCCATCCTCCTCGTCGCTGTCATCGGGCTCGAGTTCATGTTGTGGACCAGGTGGTCTAAGAACAGCGCTTCCACGCCGACGTACTGAGCTCTGTCACCACAGGGGGCCTCTGTTGATCCGGCGATGGCTATGCGCCTATTTTTTAGTTCTtttgttccttttcttttcttttctggtcTCATTGTGTGATATTTTGTTTTTGGTTCTCTTGTGATGTTCTTTTTTCTGTAATGTGATTACTGGAATTTAAGCGTAGTAGATCCTGCTAAGCATGGTTCACCTACAGAAGTATGATGAAGACCCAAATATTACAACGGTATAAATGCACCAAAAAGAATGTTGAACAACACACGAATGCACCTCGTGAGCCTATACGACCGTTAAGACAATTTTGATGGTTTCATCTTTTTCAGGAAGCCAGGGCTTCGGTACTCCTTGACTTTGTCCGTTTGGACGGAGTCGATAGAGCTCCGGCATAGATTTCTATCATCTTCTTGGGGCAACGTGTTTAGAGTTTCTCGTCATGTGCGTGCGACAGCAAGATCTGGTGTCAGACAATTCAGATCGATTATGGGGTTCAACGACGCCGACTGCGGCTCCCGGACACTGGTCCTTAGGGCAATGTGCACGAAGAGTTCCTAACTGTCACAAAGGCTTTAAATTCCCATTGCCTTGGGACCGTAGAGGAAAAGATAGAAGTTGTCATTGTGTGATTGCGTTGTGAAGCAAAGTGGGCATGTTATCATCAAGGTTATTGTTCTAGAATCGTCAAGAAACACCTACATTATGCACGTATCTTTTTTAGATGGATGCAGTCCTTGAAGGAAAACAATCGCATagcttagagcaactctagtagaGTTGTCGTATTGGCAGGCTTCATATAGTAAAAAACAAATTGTTGGTTGGCTCCATATAGTATATGGTACATGGATACGAAGGTTGCTGAGGGAACGCCCAAACATAGATTCACCATAAATTCATGCTCCATAATTATTTTTCATGTGACACCCATGTACGAGTGGCCaccaatttgaaaaatgttcatgaattttaaaaatagtCAAGAATTTATAAAATGATCATGCATATGGAAAACAAAATCCATGGGtttgattttttttgtgattttaaaaatgttcacaggtTTTAAAAAGtttatgtattttaaaaatatttaaaaaaacaaaaaaactgaacaAAGACTAGGTAAAAAATAAGTAGAAAAAAACCAGACCAGAAGCAGCTAGAAGCTTTCGAAAACCGGTGAAAAAACGGTAGAGTGCTGCAACCCTAATTTTCATTTTTCCCCATCTCCACTCTTATATTCAGTGCCTACAGGCAAGCAAGCCGAGGGATGCAGGCAACACAGCCTCTGCCCATATTATATCTGCTCCTCGATGATTCACCACTTCCCACTCTCATCTCGTCTCATCCTTCCCAGCTGGGCTCGAGTAGAGAACGGGTCGACGACGGCAAGACTATGGAGTGCGGCCACAAGGGGTTGATGTTGGGTCTAGGCCCCGGACATAGCATCCATTGGACAGTCTTTCACGCCCGGCGTGACATGTTGTCCTAGTCTATCAATCGCCGCATCTCATTGCTTAACTAAACTTCATCACAGGCGCCGGTAGACATCTGCTATGGCATGCAGGAGATCCACCCACCCAACGTGAAGGTTAGCAACTGGAATGTTAATCATCTGGTCGACATTTTCAGGTATTATGTTGTATAACTTTTACATTTTTGCGGAAAAATTCTGCTATACATTTTTGGTCTGATTTATGTCAAAATTTTGGGCAAATTTCCTTTAAAGTATTGATCAATTTTCATAGCCAGTTTGAAATTTTGGTCTATGTTTTTCGTCCGAGATTTTTTAAAATGAATTTTCGCCATTTCATTCAGACAGGTAAAAACTGTAAATCGAAATTTAAAACCTTAATGAACACACAAATTGGAGATACATATTCCAACTGACACCTGTGTGAGTTCAACCAGCGGAGAACGGCCTGACATAGTGTTCTGTTAATCTGCTAACTATCTGATATTTATTAgttcagaaaataaaaaatttaaagtgaccataaaaaattaaaaaaaatcattatATCCTTACATCTCCATTTATTTATACTAATTCTTTACCTCATCATGCCTTAGTGAGTCACTaatatttttctgtttttattgTCCCATTGCTTACATATATTTTATAATTACTCCTATTTATTTGGTATATAGCAGTAGTAACAACTAATACATCTCATTATATTAAGGTACAAATTAGCGTACACTTTGTGCTAAACTAAAATGACACTTTGTTGCAggaattattttattgttttgttTTGGGTGTTTAAGAACAAAATTAATGTATGTAATATTCCAAAATTAATTGATGTATTATATTATTTTCCATGCCATCTTAAAAGTATATATAATTGGTAGAGTGCTTGTAGAATATA
This DNA window, taken from Triticum aestivum cultivar Chinese Spring chromosome 1D, IWGSC CS RefSeq v2.1, whole genome shotgun sequence, encodes the following:
- the LOC123183010 gene encoding cytochrome b561 and DOMON domain-containing protein At3g61750, with the protein product MARAVVAAAALAAVLVSVLAPAAMAQMDSCSGDLPFALVGNYSGLACQPVWNNFVLRYHQDKNNVLRVVLSTMYSTGWVGMGFSRDGLMIGSSAMVGWMGKKGLPHIRQFSLRSKSGSKAAVVDRGFLVSNNHDHTVVVQQAKIYVAFQLKFSYRLSHQHIILAFGPGVPVKNKLSKHQDKTSFTFDFTTGKGFADGPFPYGLRRAHGGLNLFAWGILMPIGAILARYFRRMDPLWFYLHVGIQFAAFIIGLAGVVAGVALYSKIQADIPAHRGLGIFILFLGILQVLAFFLRPNTDSKYRKYWNWYHHWSGRLVLFFAAVNIVLGIHVGGGHDSWKIGYGFNLAILLVAVIGLEFMLWTRWSKNSASTPTY